AACAAAAGAGCAATGATTCCAACTACTAAAGAAACGACAGCCTTTGTATTATTTTTTTCTATTTTTCCTACTTGAAAGCCAGTCACCTTCAGGCCCCTTTCTTCTCAAACTTAATTGAATGATTAAGTGAAAAATGATCTTTTCTTGCATCATTTCATACATATACAAGCGTTGCAATGATATGCACTACAGCAAATAAAAGTTATAGTCAGTACCGATTGAATGATTCTGATATAGGAGGAAGAAATGAATACTCATAAATCAATCAGCTGTGATCATTGTGCAAAAAAATTGACGTATCGTACTGATCTCGTTGTGGCAACAGTTTTTCTAGCGGTCGTCCCGTACTGTCACAATTGTTTTGTTAAGAAAATTAAAGGTATGTCTACACTACTTGTGGATAACACACCAGTGAATGGCACAGCCTCGAACGTTTTTTCCGTTTTAGCACTCATTTTTTTACCTCTTTTATTTTTCATCGATTCGCCAGTTAGGTGGGGATTTATAGCGCTTATTCTCCTCTCTCTTGGGTATAGAGCTTATTCTTACTTTGCATATGAACGTCACTTACATTAAGATTAAAATCAATGACTTTACAAAACAAGTTTTTTATCGTTAGAATATAAATAACAACATTATAACCGTAATTCGCACTAGGGGTGCTATAACGCTGAGAGACAGGTGAAATTCCTGTTAACCCTTTGAACCCGAACTAGATAATACTAGCGTGGGGAAGTGCCAGTGACGTCATATGAATATGATACGTTTGACTATCACTGCATTTCCTTGTGGAAGTGCAGTTTTTTTATTGCCCTTTAAGCGAAAATACGGAACGATGTTGAACATATTTTCAAGGAGGAATATTTTCATGCAAGGATTAAGTTGTGGAACTAGTAGAATTGTTGGATGTCGTTTTTCCGTTTATCCAATGACCGACAGATTTGTTGATGTCATTAAAGGAGCGCTAACGGAAGTTGATACGAGCAAAGTATGGATGAAAACAGATGATGTAAGTACATGTATTCGCGGAAGAAGTGAACATGTTTTTGATGTAACAAAAGCGATTTATGTTCATGCTGCAAAAACGGGTGTACACGTTGTCTTCAATGGAACATTTTCAATTGGTTGTCCTGGTGACTCTGATGGAGATACGTACATGTCAGAAGATGATGTCAGGTTAAACGAAGAAGCATCTCAACAAGAAAATATAGAAGTAGCTTCGCAATTTGCCCTCTATCCGATGAATAACGAAAATTATATGCAAGTCATTGCAGACCAGATTGGTATTGCTAAGGAGCACGGGACATTTACAAAAGGTGTTCATTACGCTTCACGCCTTGACGGTGATGCAAATGATGTTTTTAAAACGTTAGAAGAAGCGTTTGTCAATGCTTCGAAAACAGATGAACGTAGCCATGTGACGATGACAACAGCAATTTCAGCGAACAGTCCATCAAAGAAAGATAAATAAGGGGGACAAGTGTCATGACGAGTAAATGGAATTTACGTGAAATTGTCCTTATGTCGATATTAGGTGTCGTCTTCGGAGTTATTTATCTCCTTTTTTACTTTTTCGGTCAAGGCTTAAGAAATGTGTTAACTCCATTTGGCCTTGGTCCATTTGGCTACGAAGTGATTTTTGGGATTTGGTTCATCGTTTCGATCATTACAGCTTATATTATTCGAAAACCAGGAGCTGCACTTATCTCAGAGACAATTGCTGCTACGATTCAAGTATTAATCGGAAGCCCTGCAGGACCGCGACTGATTATCACAGGAATTATCCAAGGACTAGGTGCCGAAGCCGTGTTCGCTGCAACAAAATGGCAAAACTACACAACAAAAGTTCTCGTTTTAGCCGGAATGTCTGCGGCTATTTTCAGCTTTGTATGGGGATGGTATATCTCAGGTTTTGCTGCATTATCTACTGAACTTGTAACAGCGATGTTTATTGTCCGTCTCATTAGTGGTGCACTTCTAGCTGGTTTATTAGGTAAATACATTAGCGATCAACTTGCCAATACCGGTGTACTACGAAGCTATGCTCTTGGGAAGGAGTGGAAAGCACAACGTGAAAACAAAGCATCTTAATAAAGAAAGTCCTCTCATTTCTGTAGAGGACTTCTCTTTTGATTATGACTCTCAAAAAAATCCGACGATTAAAAATATGAATTTACGAATCGAAAGAAATGAAACGGTTCTCCTAATGGGACCAAGTGGCTCAGGAAAAAGCACGCTAGCCCTTTGTTTGAATGGATTATATCCAGATGCTGTAGAAGGTTGGAAAAAAGGGAGTATTTATTATAAAGGAGAAAACATTGAGTCATTTGAAAAAGGTGTATTAAATAAGAGAATCGGTGTGGTCTTCCAAGATCCTGAAAGCCAATTTTGTATGGTAACTGTCGAAAACGAACTTGCCTTCACAATGGAAAACATCCAAGTTCCTCGTGAAGAAATGAAGCCACGCATTGAGAAGATCGTACGTCAAGTGGGGATTGAATCATTACTAAAAAGGCCAATCCATGAACTTTCCGGTGGACAAAAACAAAAGGTTGCTCTTGCTTCTGTCCTTCTTTTAGAACCGGAATTAATCATTTTAGACGAACCGACAGCAAACTTAGACCCCTATTCACGTAAAGGGTTTATTGATTTGATCGGTCAATTAAAAGTAAATCATCATTTAGCCGTTCTCATTATTGAACACCAGCTTGACGACTGGCTATCATTTACTGATCGTGTCATATGCCTAAGTCATCAAGGGGAAAAAATTGCAGAAGGAGAGCCTGGCTCGATCTTTTACAAAAATGCAGATTTGCTCCTAAAAGAAGGAGTTCATTTACCGAAAGTGGTCGAAACGTACTTAAAGCATGGTCAGCCATTTGCTTTTGATGAAAACTATTGCCCTTTATCGGAAAGAGAACTTGCTTTATTTTTTGCTGAGAAAAATAAAGGTTTCAACTTATACGTAAGTCCGTCCAAACCTACCATTAAAGAAAGTTCCCCAATCCTTTCATTGAAAGATGTTTCGTATTCAAGGAAAAAAAAGCAACAAGTGTTACGGGACATAGATATTGATTTTCATGAAGGCGAATTTATCGGCATCGTCGGTGAAAACGGAGCAGGTAAATCAACACTTTTACAAATATTGGCTGGGATTTTAACACCAACTACTGGCTCACGATCGTTACTTGGTAAAGACTTTAAAAAGTGGTCTGAACATGAGTTACGAAAAAATCTTGGGTTTGTGTTCCAAAACCCTGAACATCAATTTATAACGGACACCGTTTATGATGAACTTGCATTTGGTATGAAGTTAAATCGTGATAAAGAGCACGATATTAGAGAAAAAGTTACACATTTACTATCACGATTTCGATTAGAAGGTAAGATGTGGAGCAATCCTTTCGCGTTAAGTGGAGGGCAAAAGCGTCGTTTAAGTGTTGCAACAATGCTTGATGAGACGCCTAAAATATTGCTTTTCGATGAACCGACTTTCGGTCAAGATGCAAAAACGACAGAAGAACTCATGATCATGATCAATTCTTTGCGTGAACAAGGAACAACAATTGTTTTTGTAACGCATGATATGGAATTAGTTGATCGATATTGTGAGCGTGTCATCGTTCTCCATAAAGGAGAGGTTTCCTTTCAAGGGGCCCAAAACAAACTTTGGGAAAATGACGATCTCATTGCAAAAGCACATTTGCGATTGCCATACCGCATTCGGTTAAAAAATGAACTCAACAACGTAAAACGAGAAGCTCGTTCGAAAGGAGTGGATCGAGAACATGTTAGAATCCATTAATCCATCGGTGAAAGCCTTCACTATTTTTATTCCGGGATTATTGTTAGCATTTATTTTCGATCCTGTCACCCCTGCTATTTATTTATTATTTACGATTACCATGACATTCTTATTAAGTAATATCCCCTTTAAGAAGTGGCTTATGATCTTCACACCTTTTGTTTTACTTTCACTTGGTTTTGCATGGATGACTGCATTATACACGGGGGATTCTTTTTCCGGTGGTGAAGTAATTTTGGCGTTTTGGTGGTTCGAAGTCGACTATCAAAACTTGATGGTCGCTATAAGTCTTGGACTTCGTTCATTATGCTTAGTTGCGCTTTCACTCATGTTTGTACTAACAACAGATTCTACGAAGTTCATGCTTAGTCTAATGCAGCAATGTAAACTCCCACCTAAATTTACGTATGGGATCCTAGCAGGTTATCGATTCTTGCCAACGTTTAAGCACGAACTAGAAATTCTTCGGCAAGCCCATCGTATTCGCGGGGTTGGCAGAGCACGTGGTATTAAGGAGAAAGTTTATCAAATAAGGCGCTATGCCATTCCATTACTCGCTAATGCGATTCGAAAAGCAGAACGAGTCGCAATCGCAATGGAATCAAAAGGTTTCACCGGTTCAACAGATCGCACACACTACTATAAACTAACCGTTAAAAAACGTGACTGGGTGTTTCTCTCAGGCTTTGTGATCGTCCTGTTCGGTGCAGTCTATGTATCATATCAACTCGGACACTTAAATGTATTTGGAAGAAAATTTTAAAGGAAGTAGGCATTGCATAGCCTAGCAATCCCCATTTATCCCCAGGTGCCAGGCACCTGGGGATTTTTGTCACTTCACTAACCTCGCCTGTTACCAAATAATACCATGTACCAGACACCTGGGATTATTTGGTTCCGTTTAGCCAGCCTCCCTTGAACATACTAAGAAAAAGACGGTTAAGGAGGATTATGAACGATGCATACGATCTGGAAAGGTTCGATTTCCTTTGGCCTTGTAAACATCCCAATTAAATTACATGCGGCTACTGAAAATAAAGACGTGAAGTTACGAAACTTACACAAAGACTGCCACGCCCCAATTAAATATGAAAAAACGTGCTCTGAGTGTGGCAAGGAAATATCAAATGACGATATTGTAAAAGCGTATGAATACACTGAGGGGAAGTACGTTGTACTTGATGACGATGAGCTTAATAAACTAAAAAAGGAACAAGAAGATAAAGCCGTTGAGATTCTCGATTTTGTTGAGTTAAAAGAAATTGATCCGATTTATTTTGACCGATCTTATTATTTAAGTCCAAACGAAGGCGGTTCGAAAGCATATGCATTACTTAGAAAATCACTTCAAGATACCGGAAAGATTGGACTTGCGAAAATCACGATCCGCTCAAAAGAAAATCTTGCAGCAATCCGTGTGTATGAAAACACGTTAATTATGGAGACACTCCATTTCCCTGATGAAGTCCGTGATGTAAAAAACGTACCGAATGTGCCTGATGAAACAAACATTCAAGAAAAAGAACTAGAAACCGCGAAAACATTAGTCGATCATTTAACAGCAGAATTCGACGCAACGAAATATACTGATGATTACCGACTAGAGCTATTGCAACTTATACAGGAAAAAGTTGAAGAAGACGAAGGCGTGACAAAACAAGAGCAATCAAATGTCATTGACTTAATGGAAGCACTCGAAAAAAGTATCGAAAAAACAAAGCCGGACAATGCAAAAAAGAAAACAACAAAACGCTCAACAGCAAAGAAAAAGACGACGACGAAAAAAACGACATCAAAAACAACAAAAGCAAAAACAACAAAAGCAAAATCAACGAAAAAGCCAACAAAACAAGCAAAATAACTATGATGATCCAACTAAATTCATTGTCGAGGCTGTTCCCAGTATGGTGAGAGCCTCGTTTTTTTATTCCTTAATAAAAATGAATGATGTTCCTCGGCCCAGGCATCAATTTCCGGATTTGATTCCTTCCTCGCTCGATTTTCCTTCCCAACGTCATCAATACCAAGGTAAATTACCTCACTCGCTTTTAATCGGACATTCCTTATCCATCAACATTTGTTCTAAAAATCAATACCGCACCACAAAACTGTGATACGGCACTTTGTCATTCCACACAAAATTGTTAGTTGTCAAGTCCTCCGCTTTCAAACCCTTCACCTACGTCAAATCCTCCAACTTCAGGATTATCAAACCCTTGTATCCCGTCGTTTTCAGAATCTGGGGTAATAATTGCCGGAGCCATACCAGAACTCCCGCCACTACTATAAAACTGCGGAACCTCACCAGATAACCAGACAGTAACGATTGGAATCGATGTTTGGACAACCTCTTCATCTGTCGCAAACGGAATAACGACTTTAACATCTGCTTCAATTTCTACAGAAATACTAATATACGTATTATTAATCCCTAAGTTTACATATTCTTCTTTCACGTCTGCTTTTACATCACCAATCGCTGACAAACGAATCGGTACACGTGGACCTAAATGCGCAAGTAATGCATTATTTGTAGCTTGACCGAGCGGTATCGTATGGATGATCCCATCTTCAGCAAATGTCGCTCCTTCCCGTTCCAAATCTACATCTGTTGGCAGACTGTAATCTTGCACCCTTCCATGCTCAATATCATTTAAAAAATCTTGAACTCGCTTAACTGTATCTCGCATGATTTTATTTGATAGTGCTGTATTCACTTGAAATGTTTGTAAGTTTCCATTTGCATCATATTGAAACTCAACGAGTTCATTCATATCCATATCATCAATAATTTTTTTTGACAGTGCATCATTAATAGCCAGCGTTCCAATTCGTTGCGTTTCCGTCTTTGCAATGGCCATTAACGTCGGCCTTATACCTTGTTCAATAATAATCAACCCTTGGACGGTCAATAACGAAAATACTAATAATGATATTAAAAAGACATAGCGAAAGGGCAGCGGCCCTCTTTTTCTTTTTTTGATTCGAAACATCGGTGCTTTTTTCATGCTGGTCCCTCCCCCTTCTCTAAATCTATATGCAAAGAAGGACAGCTACTTTCATTTCCTCATTGATTTTTTGGACAAAAATTAGATGAAGCCTTTTATCACTCATATTTTTATAACGAGCCGAGATACTATAAACATCTTATGTAACATGGAGGACCATTCAATGAATATCAAACCTATCATCCCGTTTGAACCAATCAAGCAAGAGGAAATTCCCGAAGGAAAACACTGGGTGTACCAAATTAAATGGGATGGGGTTCGAATCCTTACCTACTGTGACGGAAGCGAAGTAAAATTATTTAACCGAAATTTAAACGAACGGACGAAACAATTTCCTGAAGTGGTAAATATAAAGAACTATGCAAACGTAAAGTCCATCATTTTAGATGGGGAAATCATTGCATTTAAAGAAGGCCGACCTTCTTTTTCACAAGTCATGAAAAGAGATCGACTTCGTTCAGAGCGAAGTATTCAAGCGAAAACAGCGACGATCCCCATTTGTTATTGTATCTTTGATATTCTTTATTTAAATGGTGATTGGTTATTAGATACACCACTGAACGAAAGACAAGAAATATTAAAAAAAGTTATTAAACCAACCAATGCGATACAACTTGTAAAAAACTATGACGATGGTGAACAGCTATTTACTGCTGTAAAAGAGCAACAATTAGAAGGAATGATATGTAAAGATGTCACCAGTTCGTATGAATTGAAGGGAAAGGACAAACGTTGGTTAAAAATAAAAAACTTCCATGATATCCACGCTGTGATCGGTGGGGTTACTTACAGAGGAAATACAGTCAATTCACTCCTTTTAGGTATGTATGACAAAGAGCAAACCTTTCATTACGTCGGCCACGCAGGAACAGGCAAACTATCCCAAGACGATTGGACAACAATTACGAAGCTTATCGAAACGATTAAAACCGATAACATGCCATTTGTTCATAAACCAGACAGGGCAAAAGGAGCAGTTTGGGTAAAACCACAGTATGTTGTCAAAATCCAGTATATTGAATGGCCCAAAGGACAATCTATTCGGCAGCCAAGTATTCAAGCTTTCATCGATAAACCGGCTGAAGGTTGCCTCCTCCCAGAAGACCACAGTGACAAAGGAAGAGTCAAATGACCATCAATCACCCTGTTTTTTCAGACAAAAAAAGAACCTATAAAGGCAGTTTCTTTTTAACAGGCTTTCATCGCACAAAGAGACAGTTTTTTGCTGGTTTCTTTAAAAATGGTGAAATTATTGAAGCTGGATCTTTTTCTGAAGGTCTTACAGAAGAAGAGAAAAGTGCGCTGATCAACTCATTAATGAAACAAGTCCCACGAAAAACAAAAAAACAAAAAATTGCGATCAAACCAAGCCTCTGTGTCGAGTTAACGTTTTCTGGCTTTTCGCGTAATAAGCTACTTCATCCTAAGTTTTCTAAATTTCAACTAAAGGATCACCCAGAAAGCTGTACGTGGAGCAATTTAATTATAAAAAACCTTTCAATAAGCGACAGCGTTCAAGTAACAAACCATGATAAACGATTATGGGAAACACCGCCAATTAATAAGGATCAATACGTGGCCTACTTATCGGAAATTGCAGAGCGAATGCTACCATTTTTACAAGAGCGAACGGTGACTGTAAAACGCGCTCCACAAGGTGTGAAGGATGAAGTGTTTTATCAAAAAAATTGTCCAGAATATGCTCCGCCATTCGTGAACACATATCATACAGATGAGACGGATTACATTGTTTGTGACAATGTGTCAACGCTTCTTTGGCTCGGTAACCAAGCGTCAATAGAGTTTCACATTCCTTTTAATACCGTCAAAAGCGAAAACCCTGGTGAAATTGTCTTTGACCTTGATCCACCGGGACGAGAGCATTTTTCCTTAGCCATTAAAGCGTCGCGCCTTATGAAAGAACGTCTTGATGCCTTTAATATTACTAGTTTCCCAAAGCTCTCCGGCAACAAAGGTTTGCAAATCCATATTCCGTTCTTTAATCGTTCACTTACTTATGAGGATACGAGAATTTTCACATCCTTTATGGCAAACTATCTTACTGAAAAATATTCTAAAGACTTTACGACAGAACGAATGAAGAAAAAGCGTGGCAACAAACTTTACATTGACTACGTTCAACATTGGCGAGGAAAAACGATTATTTGTCCTTACTCATTAAGAATAAATGAAGATGCTACAGTCGCAGCACCTCTTAACTGGAATGAAGTTAACGAAAATTTAAACCCAATCGATTATGATTTATTTTCGGTCTTAGCTCGTGTTCGGAAAAAACAATGCCCTTTAAAAAAATATTTCAAAACAAAAAATGAAAGTGTCGCCGAGGTCATTGACATGCTAAAAAAGAACGGTCATAAATAAAAAAGCCTGGAAACGAATGTTTTCCAGGTTTAGGTGTTCAATTTCACTCTGAGGATGTTGCTCTTCTAGGAAAGAATTTATCCCACTTATACGTTTGTGTACCTCGTTTTCCAAGGTAAGAAAAGAAAGCTGCTAGCATTCCGAAAAAGATCACTGAAATGTAAAGTGGCATTTCCGTAATTACTTGACCAAACGATGTAAAAACAATCGCAGGCAATATGACACCACCGATTGAGTAACGCATATACTCTTTAAAGTTTGACGTCATCTCCATTAAATATAATGAAAGCAAATGGAAATGGACAAACGGCATTAATCTTAAAATCATCACTTGCCCTAAGGTAAGAGAGCGCCCTTTGAAAAACTTCGCTTTTAATTTTGTCACGCGGGCACGAAAAGATGGAAAAATATCTACTAACTTATAAAAACATAAACTCATCAAGGATAATCCAATAATTGAATAGATCGTTCCATGTACAAAGCCAAATAAATAGCCACCGGCAATACATACGACGATCACTGGTAAAAATAATAACGGCCGTATCAAATGTACGATAATAAATAGGACAGGGGCTAACCACCCAGCTTCTTCAATGATATGAGGAATCGCTACGTTGAATTCTTCCAAGCTGTCTCATCCTCCTCTCATAACATGTCTATGTGTGTATATGACAATCTATGATGACATGCCTAAAGTACAGTGTAACTTATAAAAAGTTGATCGTAAACAAGCAGTTTAAGGAAGTATCAACAGTGCTGTCCATAAACCGAAATGGATAATGAGGATGAATGGTAAACCAAGTCGAAAAAGAGGCTTTTTCGTTTTATGCCGAAAATATTTCGTACCGAGCATTGCTCCAATAACTCCGCCTAATAACGCAACGGTTAATAAACTTTTTTCACTCGTACGCCAAGCATTTTTACGCGCTCTATGCTTATCTCTTCCCATCATAATAAAACTTATCAAAGTTAATAATAGATAATAACCGACAACAACTAAAACAATCGTGTCCATACGAATTTGTCCTTCCTACAATCTTATTCACAGCTCTTTTTTACGTTCTTATTTTTTACAATTCATTCCACCCTTTAATTTAAGGCTAATATTTCACCATTATACATTAAAGCTCGGCTATACAAAACTTGGCCTATCGCTAAAGAGATTCTATATAAGCGAAGTGTGCTTACATAGAATCTCTTATGCTTTAGTGCAAGTCTTAATAAAAAGCGACTAGATTAACGAAGTTCTCGTAACCTTAGTCGCTTAACTTTCATTTATTGTTAATGTTTTATAGTACTTTCGATAAAAATAATTGCGTTCGTTCATGTTGAGGGTTGTCAAATAGCTCTTTTGGTTCACCCTCCTCTACAATATACCCCCCATCCATAAAAATGACACGGTCGGCAACTTCTTTTGCAAACCCCATTTCATGCGTAACGATGACCATCGTCATCCCTTCTTTTGCCAAATCCTTCATTACAGCTAGGACATCACCGACCATTTCGGGGTCTAAGGCTGAAGTCGGTTCGTCAAATAGCATAATTTTTGGTTCCATCGCTAAAGCTCTTGCAATGGCTACACGTTGCTTCTGACCGCCTGATAGGTTATCTGGATAAACTTCCGCTTTTTCTGATAACCCTACTTTTTCAAGAAGCTCCATACCTAGCTGATTCGCATCAGCTTCTGAATGTTCTTTTAAACGCTTTGGAGCTGCAGTAATATTTTCAAGTACCGTCATATGCGGGAACAAATTAAACTGTTGAAATACCATCCCTAACTTCTGACGCATTTTGTTTATATTATTGTTTGGGTCTGTAATATCTGTTTCTTCAATATAAATTGCTCCGCCTGTAGGGTCTTCTAAACGATTAATACAACGTAAAAAGGTACTTTTACCTGAACCAGACGGGCCGATTACACAGACAACTTCCTGCGGAGCAACTTCAGCGTTAATATCCTTTAGTACTTCTAAGTCACCAAATGACTTCTTTAAGTTTTCAATTTTTATCATGTAACTTCTAATCTCCTTTCAAGCCATCGGGAGAACAGTGTTAAAATATAAATGATGATAAAATACAAAATCCCTACTGCAGTAAGAATTTCAAATGCTCGGAAGTTTGCAGAATAAATCGACTGTCCTGACATTGTTAATTCGGCAATTCCAATGACAGATAAAAGTGATGTATCTTTTATACTCACGATAAACTGATTCACAAATGCAGGGAGCATACGCCTTACTGCTTGCGGTAAAATAATAATCCTCATCGTTTCACCATAGGAAAACCCTAACGTTCTTCCTGCTTCCATCTGCCCTTTATCAATAGAGTTAATACCCGCACGGAAGATTTCCACTAAGTAAGCGCCGGCATTAATACTAATGACAATAACACCTGCTGTAAAAGCAGACAATCTTAAATCGGTTACTGCAGGTATACCTATGTATATATATAACATTTGAACTAATATAGGGGTTCCTCTAATGATGTTTACATATATTGTTGCAATCCCTTTTAACACTTTATTTTTAGCGATGCTAAATAGTCCAAATACCAATCCTATCACTAAAGCAATTAATAAAGATATGACTGTAATTAAAACAGTCATCCATAAACCTTTTAAGAGGACTGGCATAGCATCTATAACTACTTGTATACTGTCGATGGTCGTTCTACCTCCTAATTAAAGTCCATATAAGATCAATAGTTCGACCTAAAGCAACTTCTTGCATTAGGCCGAACATGTTTTACCGTTACTTAATCAGCAAAGTATTGGTCATAAATTTCATCGTACTTTCCACTTTCGAATAAATACTCAAGACCACTATTCATTTTATCTAACAACCCATCCGCATCTTTTGAAACTGCAATTCCGTAGTCTTCACCAGTTAAACGGTCACCAACGATACGAACGTCAGAATCATCTCCGTCTTGAACAATTTTATATGCAACACTTGGGTAGTCATTAATAACTGCATCTGCATTCCCTGAAACAATTTCCATGTACATCATTGCATCTTCTTGGAAGATCGTCACATCACCATTATATTGCTCTGCAAGTTCGTTAGCTTTTTCCAAACCAGATGTACCTTGTTTCGCAACAATTGTTGCTCCTTCTAAGTCGTCCATACTATTAATCTCACTATCTACTGGTACGATAAGAGATAAACCAGATTCAAAATATGGATCACTGAAATCAACAACCTCTGCTCGGTCTTCACGGATTGAAATTGCGGATACAGCAGCGTCTACTTGGTCTGCTTGTAATGCTGGAATGATTGCATCAAAACGCATAATCTCCCAATTCACTTCTAATCCTTCATGTTCAGCAATTGACTCAATAATTTGGATATCAAACCCTGTTAATTCACCATCTTCCACATATTCAAAAGGTGGATAGTCTTGTACTACTGCAACTGTAATCTCTTCTTTTTCTCCACCATCAGTTGCATCAGCTTGAACATCTTCATCTGCAGTTCCACAAGCTGTTATTACCAATAAAAGTGTCATAGCAAGTAATGTCATTAACATGTTTTTCATATTCAACTCACATCCCTTTCTTTTTTTGGAAAAAATATAAATTTCTTTCCTATGTACAACCCTTTTCTGTTTTTCTAAGTAAATATTTAGAAAAGACAATTTTTTGCCATGTTTTATACTTTAAACGTTTCCTTTAATTTCCACAAATTGCTTCTAGATTGATATATTCCTATTATTACTATTAAAACCTGATAAGAGTGAATTATGAGAAAAATCTAACGAATCCCTCTTGAATAACTTTAGATACTCGAAATATCTTGAAATGCACTCAAAATAAATTTAATTCAGTATATTTTGATGTTTCTGAAAGTCTAAATCTAAGCTTTTTAAACTTACTTCAACCCTTGGAGCCAGTTATTCAGTAAAATCTCTTTTGTTGCCACAGGTTAAATCCATTGATTGAGCTACGATCTGCTAATTTAGCTACGACAAGTAAGCAACGGTGCTAAAATACATAAATTCTTAAAGTGCAAAAAAAAAACGACTAGATTACATGAAAGTAACCTTAGTCGCCATACATTACCATTCTTCCAATACTGTTATTTAATTTCTCTGTATTGTTTTTTTCTTTAATTTAAAAAATATCGAGGTTGATCCTTTAAAGCTTTTAATTATAGTACTTTGGATAAGAATGATTGCGTTCGTTCATGTTGAGGATTATCAAACAACTCTTTTGGTTCGCCTTCTTCTACAATATATCCTCCATCCATAAAAATCACACGATCAGCTACCTCTTTAGCGAATCCCATTTCGTGTGTAACGATCACCATTGTCATCCCTTCTTTGGCTAAGTCCTTCATAACTTCAAGGACATCTCCAACCATTTCTGGGTCCAAAGCAGATGTCGGTTCGTCAAATAGCATAATTTTCGGCTCCATTGCTAGTGCTCTAGCAATCGCCACACGTTGCTTTTGGCCTCCCGAAAGGTTATCAGGATAGACATCAGCTTTATCTGACAAACCTACCTTTTCAAGAAGTTCTTTCCCTAACTTATTTGCCTCTGATTCAGATCGCCCTTTTAGTCGTTTAGGACCTGCTGCAATATTATCAAGCACTGTCATATGAGGGAAAAGGTTGAACTGCTGAAATACCATCCCTAA
The Bacillus shivajii DNA segment above includes these coding regions:
- a CDS encoding Ykof family thiamine-binding protein, giving the protein MQGLSCGTSRIVGCRFSVYPMTDRFVDVIKGALTEVDTSKVWMKTDDVSTCIRGRSEHVFDVTKAIYVHAAKTGVHVVFNGTFSIGCPGDSDGDTYMSEDDVRLNEEASQQENIEVASQFALYPMNNENYMQVIADQIGIAKEHGTFTKGVHYASRLDGDANDVFKTLEEAFVNASKTDERSHVTMTTAISANSPSKKDK
- a CDS encoding ECF transporter S component; its protein translation is MTSKWNLREIVLMSILGVVFGVIYLLFYFFGQGLRNVLTPFGLGPFGYEVIFGIWFIVSIITAYIIRKPGAALISETIAATIQVLIGSPAGPRLIITGIIQGLGAEAVFAATKWQNYTTKVLVLAGMSAAIFSFVWGWYISGFAALSTELVTAMFIVRLISGALLAGLLGKYISDQLANTGVLRSYALGKEWKAQRENKAS
- a CDS encoding ABC transporter ATP-binding protein produces the protein MKTKHLNKESPLISVEDFSFDYDSQKNPTIKNMNLRIERNETVLLMGPSGSGKSTLALCLNGLYPDAVEGWKKGSIYYKGENIESFEKGVLNKRIGVVFQDPESQFCMVTVENELAFTMENIQVPREEMKPRIEKIVRQVGIESLLKRPIHELSGGQKQKVALASVLLLEPELIILDEPTANLDPYSRKGFIDLIGQLKVNHHLAVLIIEHQLDDWLSFTDRVICLSHQGEKIAEGEPGSIFYKNADLLLKEGVHLPKVVETYLKHGQPFAFDENYCPLSERELALFFAEKNKGFNLYVSPSKPTIKESSPILSLKDVSYSRKKKQQVLRDIDIDFHEGEFIGIVGENGAGKSTLLQILAGILTPTTGSRSLLGKDFKKWSEHELRKNLGFVFQNPEHQFITDTVYDELAFGMKLNRDKEHDIREKVTHLLSRFRLEGKMWSNPFALSGGQKRRLSVATMLDETPKILLFDEPTFGQDAKTTEELMIMINSLREQGTTIVFVTHDMELVDRYCERVIVLHKGEVSFQGAQNKLWENDDLIAKAHLRLPYRIRLKNELNNVKREARSKGVDREHVRIH
- a CDS encoding energy-coupling factor transporter transmembrane component T family protein; protein product: MLESINPSVKAFTIFIPGLLLAFIFDPVTPAIYLLFTITMTFLLSNIPFKKWLMIFTPFVLLSLGFAWMTALYTGDSFSGGEVILAFWWFEVDYQNLMVAISLGLRSLCLVALSLMFVLTTDSTKFMLSLMQQCKLPPKFTYGILAGYRFLPTFKHELEILRQAHRIRGVGRARGIKEKVYQIRRYAIPLLANAIRKAERVAIAMESKGFTGSTDRTHYYKLTVKKRDWVFLSGFVIVLFGAVYVSYQLGHLNVFGRKF
- the ku gene encoding non-homologous end joining protein Ku — protein: MHTIWKGSISFGLVNIPIKLHAATENKDVKLRNLHKDCHAPIKYEKTCSECGKEISNDDIVKAYEYTEGKYVVLDDDELNKLKKEQEDKAVEILDFVELKEIDPIYFDRSYYLSPNEGGSKAYALLRKSLQDTGKIGLAKITIRSKENLAAIRVYENTLIMETLHFPDEVRDVKNVPNVPDETNIQEKELETAKTLVDHLTAEFDATKYTDDYRLELLQLIQEKVEEDEGVTKQEQSNVIDLMEALEKSIEKTKPDNAKKKTTKRSTAKKKTTTKKTTSKTTKAKTTKAKSTKKPTKQAK
- the yunB gene encoding sporulation protein YunB encodes the protein MKKAPMFRIKKRKRGPLPFRYVFLISLLVFSLLTVQGLIIIEQGIRPTLMAIAKTETQRIGTLAINDALSKKIIDDMDMNELVEFQYDANGNLQTFQVNTALSNKIMRDTVKRVQDFLNDIEHGRVQDYSLPTDVDLEREGATFAEDGIIHTIPLGQATNNALLAHLGPRVPIRLSAIGDVKADVKEEYVNLGINNTYISISVEIEADVKVVIPFATDEEVVQTSIPIVTVWLSGEVPQFYSSGGSSGMAPAIITPDSENDGIQGFDNPEVGGFDVGEGFESGGLDN